In the genome of Coraliomargarita algicola, one region contains:
- a CDS encoding PEP-CTERM sorting domain-containing protein (PEP-CTERM proteins occur, often in large numbers, in the proteomes of bacteria that also encode an exosortase, a predicted intramembrane cysteine proteinase. The presence of a PEP-CTERM domain at a protein's C-terminus predicts cleavage within the sorting domain, followed by covalent anchoring to some some component of the (usually Gram-negative) cell surface. Many PEP-CTERM proteins exhibit an unusual sequence composition that includes large numbers of potential glycosylation sites. Expression of one such protein has been shown restore the ability of a bacterium to form floc, a type of biofilm.), translated as MKTTLITLTASLLLATAAQASTLIYSDTFDNDGLATNTGTGGGLVNNSIAGTKSWADDGNLQFVIGTGSQYQQRAMAYSENGFQSDDGFELSVSYFYTSDGGDSQISFGLVSDDTNLSTYAGFSPYTEDTSVYSFGVNTENKSLVFTNASSASILDTDTGTLMDAGVGAFTVDMSITADGSGGADWSWSIGGVDQGSGNIAAFDFSKTFHFVAYGQDDQGNKGINSVSISAIPEPSSYALLAGILGLSYVMVRRRN; from the coding sequence ATGAAAACCACACTGATTACCCTCACCGCATCACTGCTACTAGCAACCGCTGCACAGGCGTCGACACTTATCTACTCCGACACGTTCGACAACGACGGACTCGCCACGAATACAGGCACGGGTGGAGGTCTCGTGAATAATTCAATTGCAGGAACTAAATCCTGGGCCGATGATGGGAATCTGCAATTCGTTATTGGCACTGGCTCTCAGTATCAGCAGCGAGCGATGGCCTATTCTGAAAACGGATTTCAATCAGATGATGGTTTTGAACTCTCCGTCAGCTACTTTTATACTAGTGACGGTGGAGATAGTCAAATTTCCTTCGGCTTAGTGAGTGATGATACGAATTTAAGCACATATGCTGGCTTTTCCCCTTACACAGAGGATACCTCCGTTTACAGTTTTGGCGTCAATACAGAAAATAAAAGTCTCGTTTTCACGAATGCCTCATCTGCTTCGATCTTGGATACTGACACTGGCACTCTGATGGACGCTGGAGTTGGTGCTTTTACTGTTGATATGAGTATCACCGCTGATGGATCAGGCGGAGCGGACTGGTCATGGTCAATCGGCGGTGTAGACCAAGGATCTGGAAACATTGCAGCATTTGATTTCAGTAAAACCTTTCACTTTGTCGCATACGGCCAAGACGATCAGGGCAACAAAGGAATCAATTCGGTGTCTATCTCTGCCATCCCCGAACCCAGCAGCTACGCACTGCTTGCTGGTATCCTCGGCTTGAGCTATGTAATGGTACGCCGTCGTAATTAA
- a CDS encoding alpha-L-fucosidase, with protein sequence MKLFKKILNRTILVVSGVLYLTAPMLWASTKPKLDFEPKPSDPGAWYDEVKYGMFIHWGLYSHLARGEWVMLREEIPLAEYKKLAEGFDPVQFDADEWVLLAKNAGMKYIVITSKHHDGFALFESEVSDFNMVDATPYGLDIIKELKEACDRHGIALGLYYSQAQDWYHLGGIAKRRAWDDAQLNDGEEGDQHNYFEQLAIPQVQEIVSKYEPALIWFDTPFGMDFDDSKRFVEAVNAINPSVLINSRVRYNGRNTASLPREKRDELAALGVSYLSYKDREIPEVSPWPYWETCMTLNHSWGYTADDNNWKSSKRVIQQLVEVVSKGGTFLLNIGPTGEGSIPAESVRILQEAGEWLKVNGEAIYGAEPTVFKGVGEVNQESLAEMKEQARKAALTGAGKDKKVTLEMNYEWLATGKDEKVYFHLFEWPDGEFTLSDCEDTVSKAYLVAAPDVNLSFEQTQELVTVQLPADPLDPIATVLCLELK encoded by the coding sequence ATGAAATTATTTAAGAAAATACTTAACCGAACCATTTTAGTTGTTAGTGGTGTGCTCTATTTGACGGCTCCCATGCTATGGGCCTCAACAAAGCCGAAGCTTGATTTTGAGCCTAAGCCATCCGATCCAGGGGCTTGGTATGATGAAGTGAAATACGGCATGTTTATTCACTGGGGGCTCTATTCGCATTTGGCGCGGGGGGAATGGGTGATGCTGCGGGAAGAGATTCCGCTGGCTGAATATAAGAAACTCGCCGAAGGCTTTGATCCGGTTCAGTTTGATGCGGATGAGTGGGTGCTACTCGCGAAGAACGCGGGCATGAAGTATATTGTTATTACCAGTAAGCACCACGATGGCTTTGCTTTATTCGAGTCCGAAGTGAGTGACTTCAATATGGTCGATGCAACCCCTTATGGGCTCGATATCATCAAAGAATTGAAAGAAGCCTGTGATCGCCATGGTATCGCCTTGGGGCTCTACTATTCACAAGCTCAGGACTGGTATCACCTTGGCGGTATTGCCAAGAGGCGCGCGTGGGACGATGCCCAACTGAATGATGGCGAGGAGGGAGATCAGCACAATTACTTTGAGCAATTGGCAATCCCGCAAGTGCAAGAAATTGTATCTAAATACGAGCCAGCACTCATCTGGTTCGATACGCCTTTCGGTATGGATTTCGACGATTCGAAGCGGTTTGTAGAAGCTGTCAATGCGATCAATCCGAGCGTTCTCATCAATAGTCGTGTCCGCTATAATGGCAGAAACACTGCTTCGCTTCCTCGCGAGAAGCGCGATGAGCTTGCGGCGCTCGGTGTCAGCTACCTCTCCTATAAAGATCGTGAAATTCCAGAAGTAAGCCCTTGGCCATACTGGGAAACGTGTATGACGCTGAATCATTCTTGGGGATACACCGCGGATGACAATAATTGGAAGTCTTCGAAGCGCGTCATTCAGCAGTTAGTCGAGGTCGTGAGTAAAGGGGGCACATTCTTGCTTAATATTGGGCCGACGGGTGAGGGCAGCATACCCGCTGAGAGTGTCCGTATTTTGCAAGAGGCCGGCGAGTGGCTGAAAGTGAATGGCGAAGCGATTTATGGAGCGGAGCCGACTGTCTTCAAGGGGGTGGGGGAAGTCAACCAAGAGTCCCTCGCTGAGATGAAAGAGCAGGCGAGGAAGGCGGCACTCACGGGTGCTGGAAAAGATAAAAAAGTCACTCTTGAAATGAACTATGAATGGCTCGCCACTGGTAAAGATGAGAAAGTGTACTTCCATCTATTTGAATGGCCTGACGGTGAATTCACGCTCTCGGACTGTGAAGATACCGTGAGCAAGGCCTATCTGGTGGCTGCGCCAGATGTGAATCTTTCCTTTGAGCAGACACAAGAGCTTGTGACGGTTCAGTTGCCCGCAGATCCATTGGATCCGATTGCCACAGTTCTCTGTTTAGAGCTGAAGTGA
- a CDS encoding histidine kinase — protein sequence MIRVLFCIIFVSCCLSAPAQADERSISDLEARKEAINLELSGLAYPSLRGGVGAIGFHSRPFLQDDEPLWIEIDLGQGRLIDEIALVPVLWRDMEAGFRANAFPAAFRVRAGTLEDQEGVVVAEYEAEDTLKSIYPLVLPIEATKASWVRLEVTRMSKRVHDERYVFQLAEIMVFSGLQNVALRRPVKFSFQRPRDPSGAWASRFLVDGSVPYLMDTASGHQSLGYLSGFGESPDIYIDLGAAYPISGIRLHAVHQSNHVPQAYFGDLGIPRHMRIEGANQADFSDAMVLLDYRVKRISDTGPIMMWNLPETNCRFVRLVTVEKNVSFGVSERLSRIGFSEIELISSGQNAALGKKTWVDSSLEAYRSPEQLTDGLNAYGAILPTRRWMEELALRNDLELELKHLEAALNLKYMRQKVILSWMRWIVALALVGSGFVILYSRLQAIRKEAIIRERIAANLHDELGANLHSIGILSDLARESIATPEPLDDILQKIRGLTERTGAAARYCSNMLGAKGICDDLVDDIKREARRLLVDIPHELTIENEQIFNDLKRRKRIDLYLFFKESLVNVVRHAKATSVQIRFSGNKKEVTLIVADNGCGFTGDLPRSLRRRARLMRARASVEHPDAGGTVIYLKLKV from the coding sequence ATGATTCGCGTATTATTCTGCATAATCTTTGTGTCCTGCTGTCTGAGTGCGCCTGCTCAAGCGGACGAGCGATCTATTTCGGACTTGGAGGCTCGGAAAGAGGCGATCAATTTAGAGCTTAGCGGACTCGCGTATCCGAGCTTGCGCGGAGGCGTGGGGGCGATCGGCTTTCATTCGCGCCCGTTTCTGCAGGATGACGAACCTCTTTGGATTGAGATCGATTTGGGCCAAGGGCGATTGATTGACGAGATCGCGTTAGTCCCTGTGCTTTGGCGTGATATGGAGGCAGGCTTTCGGGCGAATGCGTTCCCCGCTGCGTTTCGCGTACGGGCTGGGACGCTTGAAGACCAAGAAGGTGTGGTCGTGGCCGAATATGAAGCGGAGGATACCCTGAAGTCGATCTATCCATTAGTACTTCCGATAGAAGCTACCAAGGCTTCGTGGGTCAGGCTTGAAGTCACCCGTATGTCGAAGCGAGTGCATGACGAACGATATGTATTTCAACTTGCGGAAATCATGGTTTTTAGCGGATTGCAAAATGTCGCTTTGCGTCGCCCGGTTAAATTTTCCTTTCAGAGGCCTCGGGATCCTTCGGGCGCTTGGGCGAGTCGCTTCCTGGTCGATGGAAGCGTTCCCTATTTAATGGATACAGCGTCCGGGCATCAGAGTTTAGGGTATTTGAGCGGATTTGGTGAAAGCCCCGACATTTACATTGATTTGGGGGCGGCTTACCCGATTTCGGGGATTCGACTGCATGCGGTGCATCAGAGTAATCATGTGCCTCAAGCGTATTTTGGTGATCTAGGTATTCCGCGGCACATGCGAATTGAAGGAGCCAATCAAGCTGATTTTTCGGATGCGATGGTATTATTGGATTACCGCGTGAAGAGGATCTCCGATACGGGGCCGATCATGATGTGGAATTTGCCTGAGACGAATTGTCGTTTTGTTCGCTTAGTAACTGTTGAAAAAAATGTCTCGTTCGGAGTCTCCGAGCGCTTGTCGAGAATTGGTTTTTCTGAAATCGAGCTAATCTCATCGGGACAGAATGCCGCCCTGGGTAAAAAGACCTGGGTGGACTCTTCGCTTGAAGCCTATCGCTCACCTGAGCAGCTCACGGATGGTTTAAACGCATACGGAGCGATACTGCCGACACGAAGATGGATGGAAGAGTTGGCCTTGAGAAATGATTTGGAGCTTGAGCTTAAGCACTTGGAGGCTGCGCTGAACCTAAAATACATGCGTCAAAAAGTCATTTTGAGTTGGATGCGATGGATCGTGGCCTTGGCACTGGTCGGGTCGGGCTTTGTAATCCTGTATAGTCGTTTGCAAGCCATTCGAAAAGAAGCCATTATACGTGAGCGTATCGCTGCGAACCTACATGACGAATTAGGAGCCAATTTGCATTCTATTGGAATACTAAGTGACCTGGCCCGGGAGTCGATTGCGACTCCAGAGCCATTGGACGACATACTTCAGAAAATCCGTGGTTTGACCGAGCGCACCGGAGCGGCCGCGCGTTATTGTTCCAATATGCTTGGGGCAAAGGGGATTTGTGATGATCTGGTTGATGATATCAAGCGTGAGGCGCGTCGTCTCTTGGTAGACATTCCACATGAGCTAACGATTGAGAATGAGCAGATATTTAATGACTTAAAACGAAGGAAGCGCATTGATCTCTACTTGTTTTTTAAAGAGTCCTTGGTTAATGTCGTCCGGCATGCGAAGGCGACATCAGTTCAAATTCGTTTTAGCGGAAATAAGAAGGAGGTTACTTTAATTGTTGCCGATAATGGCTGTGGTTTTACTGGTGATTTGCCTCGTTCTTTGCGGAGGCGCGCACGCTTGATGCGAGCGAGGGCTTCCGTCGAACATCCTGATGCCGGAGGAACAGTCATTTATTTAAAACTCAAAGTGTAA
- a CDS encoding PEP-CTERM sorting domain-containing protein (PEP-CTERM proteins occur, often in large numbers, in the proteomes of bacteria that also encode an exosortase, a predicted intramembrane cysteine proteinase. The presence of a PEP-CTERM domain at a protein's C-terminus predicts cleavage within the sorting domain, followed by covalent anchoring to some some component of the (usually Gram-negative) cell surface. Many PEP-CTERM proteins exhibit an unusual sequence composition that includes large numbers of potential glycosylation sites. Expression of one such protein has been shown restore the ability of a bacterium to form floc, a type of biofilm.): MKTTLTTLTASLLLATAGHAATIIYSDTFDNDGLATNTGTGDGLVNNSIAGTKSWADDGGLQYVTGAGTNYKERALIYSSNSFQSTGGFELTVNYSQSSYGGASAMAFGLLSDDTNFSSYNKYNPFLDDNGAGAQTPNDSNTYGFGVTNSTGNLTFTDGANQTNLTTGSELTLGTHTIVMSFENDGSGGADWSWTFDGSSRGSGNIATFDFSKDFHFVAYGQDDQGLKAINSVTLSAVPEPSSYALLAGLLGLSYVMVHRRK; the protein is encoded by the coding sequence ATGAAGACAACACTGACTACACTCACCGCATCCCTGCTACTGGCAACCGCCGGACATGCAGCCACAATCATCTACTCCGACACCTTCGACAACGACGGGCTCGCCACCAACACAGGCACTGGTGATGGACTGGTGAACAATTCAATTGCCGGCACTAAATCCTGGGCCGATGATGGGGGCCTGCAATACGTGACTGGCGCCGGCACGAATTACAAGGAGAGAGCATTGATCTATTCTTCGAATAGTTTCCAGTCAACGGGAGGTTTTGAGCTGACCGTTAATTATAGCCAGTCAAGTTATGGAGGTGCAAGTGCGATGGCGTTTGGACTCTTGAGTGATGATACTAATTTCTCTAGCTACAATAAATACAATCCCTTCTTAGATGATAACGGTGCTGGTGCGCAAACTCCCAATGACAGCAACACGTATGGCTTTGGTGTGACGAACTCAACCGGAAACCTCACATTCACAGACGGCGCAAACCAGACGAACTTGACGACTGGAAGCGAATTGACTTTGGGCACACACACTATCGTCATGAGCTTTGAAAATGATGGCTCTGGTGGAGCCGATTGGTCATGGACCTTCGATGGATCGAGCCGAGGCTCCGGTAATATAGCCACATTTGACTTCAGCAAAGATTTCCATTTCGTCGCTTACGGACAGGATGATCAAGGTCTTAAAGCGATCAATTCAGTGACACTCTCTGCCGTTCCAGAGCCCAGCAGCTACGCGCTGCTGGCCGGTCTCCTCGGCTTGAGCTATGTAATGGTTCATCGCCGCAAGTAA